ATTAATTTAAATGTTAAAGCAAATACTCATGCATCTGTTTAGCTTTTAAAAGGAAGCATATTAAAAATTGATATTACTAGAGTTAAATTAAACATTATCAAAGAAGGTAATGTTGTTGAAAGAATATAAAGAAAAAGAAGTTAAAAATAAAAATATTAAAAGAAGTAAGTAAAATAATAAAAATTATTTTACTTACTTCTTTATTTATGCTTTATAATTTGTTTCATTGCTCAGTTATCTTATTTTTTGCTTCAATTTTTTCTTAAGAATTTTTCATTTTTTGAATAATTCTATTAAATATTATATTTAAAATAAAAATTTGAGAATAAAATGAACTAATCATTGGAAAAGAATATTTTTCTTTTTTATTTACTGAATAAAATAAGCATCATTCTGCTTTTTTAATTAATTGGTTATTTTTAATATTTTCACTTGAAGTAATTATCAAGAAAGGAATGCTTTTATCAATTAAATATGATGTAGCAAATTTGATTTTTTTTGTATTGAAAGAATTTGAAATTAAAATGACAACTGTATCTTTTAAATCAAAACTTGATTGCATTAGTAATTCATGCACAGAACTATGCGAAGAAGAATTAATTCCTACTCTTTTTAACTGATTATTGAAAAAATCTGCACTAATTCTAGAATTTCCAATACAAAATAGTAAAATACTTTTTTTACAAATTATTATATTTACAAAATCTTCTAGTTTATTATTGTCTAAAATTTTTTCTGTTTTAAATATTGAATATAAACTAAGGGCAGCTACATTAGACACTGTTGACTCAATACTTGATCAAATAAATAATTATCATTCATCAAATTAATTTTTGCTTTACCACCATAATCAATTTGCATATCCTTTAAAGATTTATAACCCATTTTTTTACTAATCTTAAAATTGTTGCATCAACTGCAAAATATATTTTTGATAATTCAGCTATAGATTTAGATTTGATTGTTTAATCAACTCTTCAATTTTTAAAAGTATTAATTTTTCTGTACTTGTTAACATGATTATTTACCTTTCAAAAAAATTAAGAGAATTAACTGAAGAAGACATTGCAAAAATGCAAAGTTTATATGATAAACATTTAAATGGAGAAATAATTAATATTCTAGGACTTGCAAAAACTATTACAAGTGCAGAATTAATTGAAAATGATTATTCATTTGTTCCAGGAAGATATGTTGAATTAGAAGAAGAAAAAGTTGATAAAGAAGAAATCAAAAAAGAAATAAAACAGCTTTCACTTGAATTAACAAATTTACTTAGTGAGTTTGATGAATTAAAACCAAAACTTGAAGAAGTAATAAAAAAAGCTCTTGAATCTGAATAGATTTAGTAGCTTTTTTATTTTATTAGAAGTTCAATAGCAACTTTCTTTAATTCAATAAGATTCAACTTAATACTATTAATTTTTTTAAGTTTTAATAATATTTCATTAAAACTAATTTCAGATACATTAATTGTTGATTCCAATATTAAAGACTTATTTATGCTTTGTTGTGCAGCACCATTTTTTACTTTTTTAAAATAATTCATAGAACTCAAAATTTCAAAGTAAAGATTTTTTTCACTTATTATTGCAATTGATTGATTTACAGCTGTGTCCTTTGTTGATATCGAAAGTTTATTCGTATCAGGATCAATTATTGACATTAACAAAGATTCTTCTTTTGCAATTTGAGTCTTTTTTAATCCTGCTTCTGTGATATATTTATCTTCATTTAAACTGAAAAAAGTATTTGTCAATTTGCCTGAATTAATTCAAGGAAAATTTCCATTTATTCAAAATTCATTATTACTTGTTGAAGGGTTCCTCCTATTTTAACTTCAGCAATTTCTTTGAGCAAATAAGTTTTTTTATTAGAAACCTTATATATGGCGTTCATTAATGTAAAAGTTTTTTTGATAATATTTTCAATTAAACTAATATAATTCTCTAAAGGTTCAATAATATTAATTATTTTTTGTTCTTCTTCAATTGATGGTATTTCTATCTTTAAACCACAAGCTACATTAGGGTTCATTTTTGGCATTGTTGAGCCAGTATTTAAATTAGCTTATTAAATTACCAAAACCAGGTCCACTAAAATAATAATAAATGTATTTAGGAATTGCTATTTTTTTGTTTATAGGGTATTTTACCAAAAAACCTGCGAAAACCATTTCCTCATCTATGTCATGAAAATAGGGCTTTATTGTTCCTGCTCTAGAAATTATAAAATCTCCCCTTTTTACAATTTTATCAGTTTTTTCATCAACAAATTTATTGACACTCAAAGAGTTATCTAAATCAGATTGTGTTAAGTATTTTTTTGATCCCGAAGTCTTCGCAGCAAGACCTGCTCCATATATAGGTTTGCCTACTAAAATATCTCCAAGTTTATAAATAGCCATTATTAAACCTCCAAATGTTAATTTATTATTATTTTATACTAATATAATAGGAGAAATTATATGAATTACAAAAAATAACTATTCAAAAAATACGATAGCAACTTATGAAAATATATTAAAAAAGAATTAAGAAAATATTTTAATGTGCCTAATACAGTTTGAACACATTACAATGTTATATGATCATTTATAAAATGATCTGGTGATAAAAGAATAAATAAAATGAAAGAACTAAAACTTCCTAAAATACCTAAGAAATATATGAATGTCTTTTCAAAAGAATATCTTTATTCAAAAACTAAAATTAATTTTTTTTCATGATATTATTACAAGACAAAAGAAAATAACAATAAGATTTTTATTTGAGACTGGATTAAAAGCTTGCGAGCTTTTTACTGTTAATTATATAAATGATCAATACATTAGAGTACTAGTAAAAGGAAACAAAATTAGAGATGTTTTACATAATAATGAAAAAACATTTAGGTATCTTAACTTATCATTAGAAGAAAATTGAAAAATTTACAGTAACTATTTATAGTTGCTGTTTTTTAATGGCTATTATTGAAATTAAAACTGGTAAATAAATACTAAAGACGCAAATAAAGATTGAATTTATACTTTTTTTGACAGAAGTTCAAAAACAAAAAAAGTAATATATATATGAAGGTGAATATACAATTGTGCCAGGTGAAGTTATTTTTAATCCTAAATACCAATCTGGAAAATTTAATTTGCATCAAAGACATATTGTTTAACTTCAACAGATGAATCACAGTTACTAAATAAATATTTATATTATTTTGTTTTGAAAAATAAGTATTTGTTTAGTAAATACTCTGTTGGTTCAACAGTAGCTTCATTGAATAATTAATCATAATTTTATAAATATTCAAGAGCAACAAAAAATAATTGATGTTATTGAACCATTTGAACATTTATTTATAAAATACTCAAATTGCATTAAAATTGAAAATTATAATGAATGTCAAAATGACTTAAATAAAATAATTGATATTATTGAACCTTTGGAAAAAAAGAAATAAATAATAATGCTATTTCTGATATAATAGAGCTAATAAAAAGCATTGATGGCATATTATATCAACTGATATTAATGCAGAACAATTGAGTTTAACTAGACAAAAAGAAGAAAAATATACTAGTGGTTTATACTTAAAAACTGCCGACATTGGAAATTTTAATAACAAAATAAAGAAAAAAAGAATATTATCCAGTTTTACATTCAAGGGCAAG
This region of Mesoplasma melaleucae genomic DNA includes:
- a CDS encoding MurR/RpiR family transcriptional regulator, translated to MSNVAALSLYSIFKTEKILDNNKLEDFVNIIICKKSILLFCIGNSRISADFFNNQLKRVGINSSSHSSVHELLMQSSFDLKDTVVILISNSFNTKKIKFATSYLIDKSIPFLIITSSENIKNNQLIKKAEWCLFYSVNKKEKYSFPMISSFYSQIFILNIIFNRIIQKMKNS
- a CDS encoding N-6 DNA methylase, with the protein product MIIYLSKKLRELTEEDIAKMQSLYDKHLNGEIINILGLAKTITSAELIENDYSFVPGRYVELEEEKVDKEEIKKEIKQLSLELTNLLSEFDELKPKLEEVIKKALESE
- a CDS encoding restriction endonuclease subunit S domain-containing protein: MPKMNPNVACGLKIEIPSIEEEQKIINIIEPLENYISLIENIIKKTFTLMNAIYKVSNKKTYLLKEIAEVKIGGTLQQVIMNFE
- a CDS encoding restriction endonuclease subunit S domain-containing protein, encoding MTNTFFSLNEDKYITEAGLKKTQIAKEESLLMSIIDPDTNKLSISTKDTAVNQSIAIISEKNLYFEILSSMNYFKKVKNGAAQQSINKSLILESTINVSEISFNEILLKLKKINSIKLNLIELKKVAIELLIK
- a CDS encoding restriction endonuclease subunit S domain-containing protein; translation: MAIYKLGDILVGKPIYGAGLAAKTSGSKKYLTQSDLDNSLSVNKFVDEKTDKIVKRGDFIISRAGTIKPYFHDIDEEMVFAGFLVKYPINKKIAIPKYIYYYFSGPGFGNLIS